A window of Cydia strobilella chromosome 10, ilCydStro3.1, whole genome shotgun sequence genomic DNA:
gtctttgtgtcacagacttacatatgtgtgtCAAATCTCAACTTCATTGGTCcaatagtttcggagcaaagaggctgtgacagacggacggacggacggacagacagatgcacgagtgatcctataagggttccgttttttccttatgaggtatggaaccctaaaaacgatcgCCATTTGGAATTTCTACATTTATGTCCTAATGATGATGAAAATTGATTTCTGAGAATTCGTagtcaaaattgtaaaaaatggtcgccatcttgaatttcttaatttttgtcctgatcataataaaaattgatttatGAAGATCTGAAGGGCCCTTAAACATAAATCCGTAgtcgaaattataaaaaatggcAGCCATCttcaattttcacattttttattcaatcgcGTCGAAAATTAAATAGatccatttttttaataagcggatacgtctgcgagcgatgctacaaatttttatattaaggaaaaaaataaaaatttacgcTTCCGGCtggacttgaacccgcaactTCTGCAATCCGTGCAATGCTCTTAACCagttgagctacggaagcccaCCAGAACCTCGCAAATccttccattccttcccttatgtatacactcCTTTGGGGTGGCTTAAAGCGATATCTACCAAAGACGATTACATCTCCCCAAAGGCATAAGGGAAGGAATAATTTTTGAAGGTGtattcacaataaataaaacattattaaactaaaatttatttgtaaattaccCAACGAAAAGGAatcaactaaaaaaaaaaaaacaaatcttttatttaaaaaccacGGATGGATTGGACGGCGTTATCTaaataacttataataaaaatattatttttggtgGATATCGCCTCCACAACAACACAatttttatacctatacttCCTATTATTATCTGCTGCTCGGGAATACTAAAGATTAAAGCTTAAATTAAGGGAGctattaattttatagtagtaagtatgtaagtagcgatatttttttttgccaataaattcaattaatatcaattattttcacgtttgtaaattgccgaaggcaaattgttaTGTGATGGTTGTCTGAGGGTGACCATGGTttgctattttataaatttacattttcatCACAAGCACAACTTAACCAGACcagggctcctatttctgggcggtttgcccttcgggcatctgaagctacctaacgaacctaacctacttacTAAAACAAGAAAACACACGCACTGTGCGTTCATTAAAGCACTAAGATacctaggtaaaaaaaaaataggtttacACTTCAGGCACAATACTAAGTAGTTTTATTCACAATTCGTTTTCGATAATTGAGAGTATCTTTGTTGAGACGAATATTTAGATCACTCAAGTTCATTATCAATTTGATATTTGAATCCACTTAGGCAGTGCCCTTTCAAATGTCCTCCTCTGTCGATGCCGTCCACTGTATTTGCGCTCACTGAATATTTGTTACAAATCATTGAAACACTATCAAAATTTGGTTGGTATAAAAACCGGGGCGTACCGTGCGATAATCATTCAGTTACCGACATCAATTGAAGCAACATGTACGCTAAGGTACTAACATTAAAAATTCTAACTCATTTTAAGTctcataacacaatttaaattacGGAAAAAAGTgcttgaaagtttgtatgattGCCAATTTATATATGGCGAgtcagaaatatattttttacattatttaatgCCTAATAAgtagtatgtataggtatatcatTATCGAGACCACGTCCATTCTGACAAGCGTGAGACGACCAGAAAGAAAGAAGTATTACCTAATGTTATGGGCAGTTTGCACACGAGTTTCAAGTTTACTATTATTATCTTCGTCCATCTTGTGACTTCACAGATCAtgttaaaaattgtataatgCAGAAGCAATTACAAAGGATTTTGTCAATTCATACCTACATTTCGTAACAATTTGTTACTTATATTCCAGCTGATCGTTGCACTGTGCGCTGTGGGCATGGCCCGCGCTGGCGGTCTCCTCGCAGCAGCTCCAGTGGTTTACTCTGCTCCCATTGTTACCAAGACCATCACTCCGGCGGTCTCCTCCGTGTCCTCCTACTCCACACACACCGCGCACGGTAGCCCAGTGACCGCGTACGCCGCTGCCCCCGTCGCCACCTACGCCGCCGCCGCTCCCGTCGCGTACGCCGCCGCCCCCGTCGTCGCCAAGACTTATGCCGCTCCCGCCATCGCGACATACGCCTCTGCCCCTGTGGTGACCAAGACCATCACCCCCGCCGTGTCCTCCGTGTCGTCTTACTCGACCCACACCTCTCACGGTTCCCCCGTGGCCACTTATGCTGCCACCCCCGTGGTCGCTAAGGCCTACGCTCCCGTAGCCTACGCCGGTCCCGCCGTGGCCGCGTACTCCGCCCCCGTTGTCACGAAGACCATCACCCCTGCTGTGTCCTCGGTGTCCTCTTACTCTTCCCATACTGCTCACGGTTCCCCCGTGGTAGCCTCTTACGCCGCTGCCCCCGCCGTAGCCACTTATGCCGCTGCCCCCGCCATCACCACATACGCCGCTCCCGCCATCTCCACCTACGCCCACGCCGCTCCCGTCCTGAAGTCGGCTGTGGCCTACTCCGCCGCCCCCGCGGTATCTCACCTCTCCTACAGCGGACTCGGTGCTCAATATGGTTGGTAAACTGAATCCCACGAAACTTTTGTAAAtagaaaatatagaaaaaaaaactgttgtttattttattttagttctcCTTTTATCAAGAGGAAAGGATATTGATGTTAATAAAATTAGATGTTTATTAACAAATCGGCCGCGTAACGGGAAGCATTGGCCGTATTTGACTTGACTTTCCGCCGGTGCGGCAGCTGTATCTGCGCTTGTCTTAGCCCCGGTGCATAGATGGTTTTTCCATGTTCCCGTGTAATTACGAAAAAGTTAAGTATACTCCCAATATTCTTACCTCAAGTATATTCCATTTtaatagtacaagctttgcttattttggggctaggttgatctgtgtaagatgtcccctaataaataaaaataaaaaaataaaaaataaaacggcaaGTATTTTTGCGTAACGcactgtaattatttatttgccttTGGTGGCGCGGGACGGGTAGGATAagacctccagtgaatgaacacttaagcaattatccaagtttgaaaaattatttatcagcatcattaataatttgaataattaatcgcaatttaatcaatcctaatttaataattaagaaagtaatttctgcgattttttattactttcatagtttttgagttatagcataatttatcaaaaagtacccaaaaacctaatgaatgaacataaaaactagtgaatgaacaccgcaaaaaccagtgaatgaacataatttcgatttttttaatcagcattaaaaatacatttttaacacaaCCCGTTTCCAGCTCTGTTTTAGTAGTATAGCAAAAGCGTTCATATCTTTTTATCCCCTCCatattgattttaaatatataagaatgtaataaaatgatAGGTATTCACCAATAACACAGAAATCCGTTAtatattaataagaaaaagagaATAAATCTCTCaaataacaaacataaaaaaacatacaaccgaattgagaacctcctccttttgaaatcttgaagtcggttaataagaAACAACTTGCATATTATGATGAAAAAATGTCAGGCTCAGCAAATAATGCTTAGAATAATAGACTTCATTGCGTTGTTTGTGGTTACATTATTCTGAATACATAGAATTAGTAGAAACCTAATGAAtgaacaagccaaattttgtactGTTCATACATAAGCatgaaaaatctagtaaatggactctagaaatttggtttgttccaatACTGGCTGAATGAACCAGAATCGTTTTCTATGCACAATGACAAAAAACAAGTTCAATACCATttcgtttacatataaatttagaaaaaaaaaaaagaaatctagACGACACCAGTAAATGAACACACCGTTCATTTACTGGTTTTAGAACATTTGATATGTTACTCCAAACGTAGGCACACTGTTCTTATCTGGCatctaatttttccatacaaaactttaaaaccaaaaatacgtcaacttcaaacgccagtcacattgaaactggtcgaaaataaatttatcacgggttgccattgcataggaaataaagttgtttataggaaaaaaatacaacaagtggtagaaattgctatatttcttattttagacaaaaaccgtgaatttgttcattcactggggggtgttcattcactggagggttTACCTTACACAGTACAATTTTGCCGTATTTTGTCACCCCGTCAGTCAGCAgtagaagttgctaagcgggcgaggttttcaaaattaccttgacacgtgagatttatttcagtttttaaccCTTATTTCACCAATTTAggaaatgaattttcaaaaatggtgAAATCTTTTTGTCAATATTCGAATTTTCCGTCGTGACATATATCTAATACTTCGTGGAGGTTTCAATATGTATGGCTTAAaatctgtgcggaaagagaagagttgtgGGATATATATGGGAGGCCATAAATTCTATGACCTTTTTTATCTGCACAGGCTCTAATAATGTGTTGAGATTAGAAGCGTAACAACACTAACAACAAATGTTTTCCTATCACAACTACTTGCCATGATCAGCAAAAAATCCTCGTAGGCAAGGTTGGTTCTTAGGCTCGTAGGTTGTGAAACCAGTTGCGAACGAggcaatttttttctttattgacaACTGGTTGCTTAACAGGAATAATTATTCTTCTATCACAACTAGTTGCCATGAAAGACTAAAAAATCCCCATAGACAACTGGTTGTGAAACACAGTTGCGATGGCGGCCGAAAGGGTAAACGTATTCctatttaaaaattcaaaatgaattTACTAAAACAACATGGGCGATGTATTCTATCACTCGTAATTAGCATTGaaagtatattttgtaatacCTACAAATTCGGTATTACAAATCAGTTTCACCTAGTGCCCTTTCAAATGTCCTCCCTAGCCGTCCACTGTTCGCGCTCACTAAAGGAGCACCTAACTTGTTACAGTTGTTACACATCGTAGACACCTTGACAATGAAAGTGAAACTAGTACAGTACAGTAGTagtttgtatatatataaaccAAATCGTTCTTTTCAACCAGTTCAGTTCAGTTGCCAACACTAACTAAAGCAACATGTACGCCAAggtatacaaataattaaaatattatattcaaaGTAATGTCAGCTGGAAAAAAATGTCTTGAAGGATTCTTAACaaatttaatacctacttaagaGTATTGAGTGGCATATGATTCTTTAgagcaaattattttaaataagtttttttttaagttagatAGAGCAGTATTAGGAGTAGGTAAGTTGCTTAGCGGATTTTAAGCTTTTAAGGATGCAACGTGAAAAGCGCTTAGACGAGGACGACGAGGTTGATGAATAGTCGCGCTTCTATCATCCTTATCTAGTTATTGTCGGACTGataataagtaagtaggtatttaattaatgtcaACAATTTCAGCTGATCGTTGCTCTATGCGCCGTGGGCATGGCCCGCGCTGGCGGTCTGCTCTCTGCCGGTCCAGTGGCCTACTCCGCTCCCGTCATCACAAAGACCATCACTCCGGCGGTTTCTTCTGTATCCTCCTACTCCACACACACCGCGCATGCTAGCCCCGTCGCCACGTACGCCGCTGCCCCCGTTGATGCTTATGCCGCCGCTCCCGTCGCGTACGCCGCCGCCCCCGTGGTCGCGAAAACTTACGCCGCTCCCGCTTACACGACTTATGCGGCCGCACCCGTAGTCACCAAGAACATTGCCCCAGCTGTGTCCTCTGTTTCGTCTTACTCCTCCTACACCGCTCACGGTTCTCCCGCTGTGGCCACTTATGCCGCTGCTCCGGTCGTCGCTCCCGTAGCCCATGCGTACGCTGCACCCGTTGTGGCTAAGACCATCGCCCCTGCCATGTCCTCCGTGTCGTCTTACTCTTCGCACACTTCTCACGGTCCCGCTGTAGCCACGTACGCGGCTGCTCCCGCCGTGGCATACTCTGCCGCACCCGCCATCTCCACGTACGCTGCTCCCGCATTTTCTGTTCATGCCGCTCCCGCGTACGCTACCTACTCCCATGCCGCTCCCGTCTTAAAGTCTACTGTGGCGTACTCTGCTGCCCCGGCGGTGTCTCACCTCTCTTATAGCGGTCTTGGAGCTAACTATGGCTGGTAAATGAATCGCAATAATTGTAGTTAGGTActatttatataaacaaattaaataaataattttgtcttttattttcaataacaatTTCAATAGGGAATTCCCTGCTACAAAAAATAATTGACCACACAGTACCTACGCTTAATCCTtatgataatatatttatacctaGACATAATGCATATTATGTCCTGACTTACTGGCTCATCTACGCAGAGCGTACAATAAATAAGAAGCTATTTTGAATAATTCAACCTTTAAGGGGGCTAAAAGGAGAATACAGTTCGTAGGTGTTAAAAGTTtgagctaggaacttgaaatttCGTGAaaaggcattatattaaaatacaggAAAATAAGTTTGTCTTTTTTCGAAAACTATTTAGTCCcctaaggatgactcacgctagaccgggccggggccgggccgaggcgtctgaCATGATTATGACAGGATTTTACTCTTATTATGGCGCTTTACCAGTTTAGGGTTTTGGTTGGAGTTTGTCCTTGCAAATATAGACTAGTTTCCGCGTGAATACAGGGCATTTTCCCTTGATGTAagaattcaatataaaaactgcaATTTTGCGTTAGCTCCCTTTTAACGAACTTACACTAATAGATATACCAAACTGTCAGTCAAAGTATTTAGAAGCTATTACTAGCTTCAGATTGTTCTCTCATCATTTTAGAAGGAGATACAGGAGATACTTTTGAGCTATAAGACCGCTTGTTGGTACCTAATTTAATGTGGTTATCTGTATTCTTCAGAATAAAGAATATAGTATTTGTTTGTCCTTTCCacatctcgggaccatgggttCCGGGacttttgggaggcgtgcgtggggccgaagccaacagcgcagagccTTTCCTTTAAGGCAATTTAATCTAAAAGTGAGGTGTACACTCCTTTTCACACTTCCCTGTCTAGTCTTAGAATGAAACTTAGacctaaattgttttaatatttcaagtattgaatataaatatgaataagtaaatgtataaatgtaactttccggtTGTCCTgcctacctaggtaggtatggctcatgtttttctttgatcttctttttatctctgctgtttagtgtgtatgttaacacctccaggtctgtttcttaagtatgttaagtacatttgtacttcaaatccatttgtatatgtgactgtttgtgttctaaataaactaaaaaaaaaaaggcgtggcggataccatccccgagCGCACAAATtgatacatccggagatggtccccgccaggtgcgagtactattgcagtgcagcacttttgtgctgcgatgggaactGAGGTGAGTCTGCAGTAGTCAGTTCCcggtaatccgttcagcaggccgccggcgttatgacattttacacttccaaccgggagcataggtcccgctcttgcgactccactctggctGGCCGGTGAAGACAAGCCCAGAGGCATAAGGGCCCTCTGCcattgcgacctgtagacgagaacatccggacatacgaaagcaaaattcccgagttaaaacggagaccttcgctaacgcttcggtcaataatgTTAACTTTTGTGATTAAGTGCATGCGTCAgttaaatagtattttagttAACAAGGACATGACCAAAATTGCATGGTTTTTATCGCGATATTCATTCAcaaattttattcaatattgtgCGAATTGccaaagtaatttaaaatgtcaCATTGATGTCAATTACTTGACCATAAATTTGAATTACGATTCTCATGTTTTAACTCGAAATGCGAGCAACCTTAACGCCGTTAAGTTAACGGCCATTGAGTCATTTC
This region includes:
- the LOC134744939 gene encoding mucin-5AC-like; amino-acid sequence: MYAKLIVALCAVGMARAGGLLAAAPVVYSAPIVTKTITPAVSSVSSYSTHTAHGSPVTAYAAAPVATYAAAAPVAYAAAPVVAKTYAAPAIATYASAPVVTKTITPAVSSVSSYSTHTSHGSPVATYAATPVVAKAYAPVAYAGPAVAAYSAPVVTKTITPAVSSVSSYSSHTAHGSPVVASYAAAPAVATYAAAPAITTYAAPAISTYAHAAPVLKSAVAYSAAPAVSHLSYSGLGAQYGCNMYAKLIVALCAVGMARAGGLLSAGPVAYSAPVITKTITPAVSSVSSYSTHTAHASPVATYAAAPVDAYAAAPVAYAAAPVVAKTYAAPAYTTYAAAPVVTKNIAPAVSSVSSYSSYTAHGSPAVATYAAAPVVAPVAHAYAAPVVAKTIAPAMSSVSSYSSHTSHGPAVATYAAAPAVAYSAAPAISTYAAPAFSVHAAPAYATYSHAAPVLKSTVAYSAAPAVSHLSYSGLGANYGCSLISFICLQLVVVLCAAGIASAGNLLHAAAPVAYASPVSSVSYATHTAHTAPVATYAAAPVASYAAAPVASYAVKSVAPAVSYQTISTHSAPVAYASPAVAHYAAAPVVAKTYAAPAISTYHSAPVAYAKTYAAPAVSYSSYSSHSNHAAPVAYAAAAPVIAKTYAAPAVHTYAAPAVASYAAPVVTKSLAPAVSYSSYSTHSAPVAYAAAAPVVAKTYAAPAISTYHSAPVAYAKTYAAPAVHAYHAAPAVATYAAAPVVKSAVTYSAAPAVSHVTYSGTYGNYGW